A single window of Flavobacterium sp. 140616W15 DNA harbors:
- a CDS encoding PKD domain-containing protein — MNVKNKTVVILLLSIAVILIIVALLFPFNKKLSNLDFSIVDANDNHQYELNEKLSFKINDSTLISDKKAVWYFGNGDSIVSKKNVEYTYEKSGKYLVTLRIDDKFDFSKQINIVNGRAMTAKDSIPKIFCEEFGYVGEEIVFTGYSPSSNNWYWEFGETGTIDSYEKQAIYVFNKPGIYTVKLETEKTRYPITREIEIFQLYEPFKEPVIVDSSSIVLNDIKRRLQIIANLSARDTRAYKEQVNYIKNKYICNNLSDVVVVINEEKYNDFLSYCQGLHYLDGNATVIQEVKLDTIKCFKQINITQKTKKTK, encoded by the coding sequence ATGAACGTTAAAAATAAAACAGTAGTTATCCTTTTGCTTAGCATTGCGGTAATTTTAATTATAGTCGCATTATTATTTCCTTTTAATAAAAAGTTAAGCAATCTTGATTTTTCAATAGTAGATGCTAATGATAATCATCAATATGAATTAAATGAAAAATTATCGTTTAAAATAAATGATAGTACTTTAATCTCTGATAAAAAAGCCGTTTGGTATTTTGGTAATGGAGATTCAATTGTAAGTAAGAAGAATGTAGAATATACCTATGAAAAATCAGGTAAGTATTTAGTAACATTAAGGATTGATGATAAGTTTGATTTTTCGAAGCAAATTAATATTGTTAATGGACGAGCGATGACTGCTAAAGATTCTATTCCCAAAATATTCTGTGAGGAATTTGGTTATGTAGGAGAAGAAATTGTCTTTACAGGATATTCTCCAAGCTCTAATAATTGGTATTGGGAATTTGGTGAAACAGGAACTATTGATTCTTATGAAAAACAAGCGATTTATGTTTTTAATAAGCCTGGTATTTATACTGTAAAATTAGAAACGGAAAAAACTAGATATCCGATTACAAGAGAAATAGAAATTTTTCAATTGTATGAGCCATTCAAAGAACCAGTAATTGTGGACTCTTCAAGTATTGTATTAAATGATATAAAAAGGCGATTACAAATTATTGCCAATCTAAGTGCAAGAGATACCAGAGCGTATAAAGAGCAGGTTAATTACATAAAGAATAAATATATATGTAATAATTTGTCGGATGTGGTAGTGGTAATCAATGAAGAAAAATACAATGATTTTTTAAGTTATTGCCAGGGACTTCATTATTTAGATGGAAATGCGACTGTAATTCAAGAAGTAAAATTAGATACGATCAAATGCTTTAAGCAAATAAATATTACCCAAAAAACTAAAAAAACAAAGTAA
- the tssO gene encoding type VI secretion system TssO, whose product MKKAIELDETYWKKIKFNLIFIISACVIYIGVTKFLLKTPNFNNTDMLNRINDYEKMQKIKVDYANKSKVIFKTIDTIKYDINQVQRIDEVKRNISEYKQLYKDNEFHSSYNFCLIGGNLLNVFLEINLEESTVKKNDTLIVRSLNECKANFKNER is encoded by the coding sequence ATGAAAAAGGCAATAGAATTGGATGAAACATATTGGAAAAAAATAAAATTCAATTTAATATTTATCATTAGTGCTTGTGTTATATATATCGGTGTTACCAAATTTTTATTAAAAACACCCAATTTTAATAATACAGATATGCTCAATAGAATTAATGACTATGAAAAAATGCAGAAAATTAAAGTTGATTATGCTAATAAATCAAAAGTAATTTTCAAAACAATTGATACTATAAAGTATGATATTAATCAGGTACAACGAATAGATGAAGTAAAAAGGAACATATCAGAATATAAGCAATTGTATAAGGACAATGAGTTTCATTCGTCATATAATTTCTGCTTGATAGGCGGGAATTTATTGAACGTTTTTTTAGAAATAAATCTGGAAGAAAGTACCGTCAAAAAAAATGATACCCTTATTGTAAGAAGTCTTAACGAGTGTAAAGCAAATTTTAAAAATGAACGTTAA
- a CDS encoding TssN family type VI secretion system protein has product MNTILPFFLKYLLAPLLILIITLVMSQFSSIKIKTKSAIIFVLCFSLIAALPSLFAFFNNEFIWLGLLFSVFYYLILGVGLLYFMDTAMFQNIGVQNSAPGKFFLFLIVAILSSWIYYLVFNYIAISSYAHISLLNILWLFAPIFFEESKKKYLQIPDPFYEYWRVGKERKDIEYWDNIDKFRLMQVSINIKKKVNSDIFSKFDVKIAQDVNLGNWFDKFIEDQNYRFPNDAIESSAENEDTGWIFYTAKYFSFPLFIRNLSPNQTISESKLKNKQIIFAKRVALNRNENETEE; this is encoded by the coding sequence ATGAATACAATACTTCCATTTTTTTTAAAATACCTATTAGCACCGCTTTTGATATTGATTATAACTCTTGTAATGAGTCAATTTTCGAGTATAAAGATCAAAACTAAATCGGCTATAATATTTGTTTTGTGCTTTTCGCTTATAGCAGCTTTACCATCTTTATTTGCTTTTTTTAATAATGAGTTTATTTGGTTAGGCTTATTATTTTCGGTTTTTTACTATTTAATACTTGGAGTCGGATTATTATATTTTATGGATACAGCTATGTTTCAAAATATAGGAGTTCAAAATAGTGCTCCAGGAAAATTCTTCTTGTTTTTAATTGTAGCGATTTTATCCTCTTGGATATACTATTTGGTATTTAACTATATCGCAATATCAAGTTATGCGCATATAAGTCTGCTTAATATTCTATGGTTATTTGCACCAATATTTTTTGAAGAATCAAAGAAAAAGTATTTGCAAATTCCAGATCCATTTTATGAATATTGGAGAGTTGGGAAAGAGCGTAAAGATATTGAGTATTGGGACAACATTGATAAGTTCCGTTTAATGCAGGTATCTATAAATATAAAGAAAAAAGTCAATTCGGATATTTTCTCAAAGTTTGATGTAAAAATCGCGCAAGATGTTAACCTGGGCAATTGGTTTGATAAATTTATAGAAGATCAAAATTATAGATTCCCAAATGATGCTATCGAATCAAGTGCAGAGAATGAAGATACAGGTTGGATTTTCTATACAGCAAAATATTTTAGTTTCCCATTGTTTATCAGAAACCTAAGTCCTAATCAGACTATTTCTGAGAGTAAACTAAAAAACAAGCAGATCATTTTCGCAAAAAGAGTGGCTTTAAATAGAAATGAAAATGAAACTGAAGAGTAA
- a CDS encoding AAA family ATPase, which produces MNELDYSPSLLSAIKSAKSLAIQDGHSTYGVAHLAYALLFEPTGLVEVLRTLSKDIEYIKEWFDVRKEVYTSVQNNGNIIIADTEIEHVFSESNFNKIRLGVDYIDAFCVFIAIIKPGLVYSDKQIDGLNLSDKELLKHFGLRNTQKSFSLVDDGEEQETIDINYCDSLYKKNIIEEGSSIIGRNKEVRLILENIERYENQGILLIGESGIGKTSIIKNLIYHLHETDPNFFEETLVLSLNSSKLVANCGSENEISKKLIEIFEKLAKNGKSILFIDDIQVLLNSSNSKSNAVINIINTQLTEGSINIIATIDSDSYRKSIEGTTINGKFENIFIEELDYSLLLECLDIYKDKLEKHYKIEIENEVLKEAIHLSKRFYKEKKLPYGAIDLLDRTASSVIVSNANSLVEIIRIKEQIKECDPDDESKISLLKKEIYNRISCIVTSKIEVVENSKSVKNEVVTYGDIEKLSINIEAIAKEKIATVTKSEILAVVSNATGIPLGKISAGEKEKLLTIEDKLQERVKGQSHAIKTLSEAIIESRSGLSNPKQPIGSFFFLGPTGTGKTELTKTLAELLFDDENAMIRFDMSEFKEEHSAALLYGAPPGYVGYEEGGMLVNKIRQKPYSVVLFDEIEKAHASVYDVFLQIMDEGKVHDKLGREGDFSNAIIIFTSNIGSQWIQEQIESGHLPTSNQLIDIMSTHFRPEFLGRLTEVVPFAPINIEIAKAIFKLHLSRLQEQLISIKNISFDISDAALEYLTNKGFSKKYGARPIAGTVRTYLKKTISKLIISEAILENETIVLDIKDDEFIWEKK; this is translated from the coding sequence ATGAATGAATTAGATTATAGTCCAAGCTTATTATCTGCTATTAAATCTGCTAAATCATTAGCTATCCAAGACGGGCATAGTACTTATGGGGTTGCTCATTTGGCTTACGCATTATTATTTGAGCCAACAGGATTGGTAGAGGTACTAAGAACACTATCAAAAGACATAGAATATATAAAAGAATGGTTTGATGTGAGAAAGGAAGTATATACTTCTGTTCAAAATAATGGAAATATCATTATAGCAGATACTGAAATCGAGCATGTTTTTTCAGAATCAAATTTCAATAAAATCAGGTTGGGAGTAGATTACATTGATGCATTTTGTGTTTTTATTGCCATTATTAAGCCAGGATTGGTTTATAGTGACAAACAAATTGATGGATTAAATTTAAGTGACAAAGAGCTTTTGAAACATTTTGGATTGCGAAATACTCAAAAAAGCTTTAGTCTGGTTGATGATGGAGAAGAGCAGGAAACTATCGATATTAACTATTGTGATTCATTATATAAAAAAAATATTATTGAAGAAGGTAGTAGTATTATTGGAAGAAATAAGGAAGTAAGATTAATTCTTGAGAATATAGAACGGTATGAAAATCAAGGTATTTTACTGATAGGTGAGTCAGGAATAGGCAAGACAAGTATCATAAAAAATCTCATCTATCATTTGCATGAAACAGATCCCAATTTTTTTGAAGAAACCCTAGTACTATCTTTAAATTCATCCAAACTAGTAGCAAATTGTGGAAGTGAAAATGAAATTTCAAAAAAGCTAATTGAAATTTTTGAAAAATTAGCTAAAAACGGAAAGAGTATACTTTTCATTGATGATATACAGGTATTATTAAATTCTTCGAACTCAAAATCGAATGCAGTAATTAATATCATAAATACACAATTAACCGAAGGAAGCATTAATATTATTGCTACAATCGATTCTGATTCTTATAGAAAATCTATTGAAGGAACTACTATCAACGGAAAATTTGAAAATATTTTCATAGAAGAATTAGACTATTCTTTATTGCTTGAATGTCTTGATATTTATAAAGATAAACTAGAAAAACATTATAAGATTGAGATTGAAAATGAAGTTTTAAAAGAAGCAATTCATTTATCTAAACGATTTTATAAAGAAAAAAAATTACCCTATGGAGCTATTGATTTATTAGACAGGACAGCTTCTTCAGTGATTGTTTCAAATGCAAATTCATTAGTTGAAATTATAAGAATAAAAGAGCAAATTAAAGAATGCGATCCTGATGATGAATCAAAAATTAGTTTGCTAAAAAAGGAAATATACAATCGAATAAGCTGTATTGTAACGAGTAAAATCGAAGTTGTCGAGAATTCAAAAAGTGTCAAAAATGAAGTGGTTACTTATGGAGATATAGAGAAGTTATCAATCAATATTGAGGCTATTGCAAAAGAAAAGATAGCTACTGTTACAAAATCTGAAATTTTAGCTGTTGTTTCTAATGCAACAGGAATTCCTTTAGGAAAAATAAGCGCAGGAGAAAAAGAAAAGCTTCTAACAATTGAGGATAAATTACAAGAAAGAGTAAAAGGGCAATCACATGCTATAAAAACACTTTCGGAAGCTATTATAGAATCGAGAAGTGGTTTAAGCAATCCTAAGCAGCCTATAGGGTCATTTTTCTTTTTAGGACCAACAGGAACTGGTAAAACTGAATTAACGAAAACATTGGCTGAGTTACTGTTTGATGATGAAAACGCTATGATCCGATTTGATATGTCGGAATTTAAAGAAGAACATTCAGCTGCTTTATTATATGGTGCTCCTCCAGGATATGTGGGGTATGAAGAAGGAGGTATGCTAGTCAATAAAATTAGACAGAAACCTTATTCAGTTGTGCTTTTTGATGAAATTGAAAAAGCACATGCTTCTGTTTATGATGTTTTTTTACAGATCATGGATGAAGGTAAAGTACATGATAAATTAGGACGAGAAGGAGATTTCTCTAATGCTATTATCATTTTTACATCAAACATAGGCAGTCAGTGGATTCAGGAACAGATAGAAAGTGGTCATTTGCCAACTTCTAATCAATTAATTGATATCATGAGCACTCATTTCAGACCTGAATTTCTGGGACGTTTGACAGAAGTTGTTCCCTTTGCACCTATAAATATTGAAATTGCAAAAGCCATTTTTAAATTACATCTAAGCCGTTTACAAGAGCAATTAATAAGCATTAAGAATATTTCATTTGACATATCAGACGCTGCCTTAGAGTATTTAACAAATAAAGGATTTTCTAAAAAATATGGAGCCAGACCTATTGCAGGAACAGTGCGAACATATTTGAAAAAAACTATCTCAAAATTAATTATATCAGAAGCTATTCTTGAAAATGAAACTATTGTTTTGGATATAAAAGATGATGAGTTTATTTGGGAAAAGAAATAA
- a CDS encoding GPW/gp25 family protein, with translation MKYLKYPIDFKSLLHGSQENFCKIEESIAYNIMMIITTAFGEIPETPSYGTIIWDLEFNQHIKKRDWEDLVRKSLFESITEFEKRLILGEVTISLDEIDDKELSSSIRRKAIIVVKGSIIESLIPFNFHTKLNISPISQ, from the coding sequence ATGAAATATCTTAAATATCCCATAGATTTCAAGTCTTTACTGCATGGTTCGCAAGAGAATTTTTGTAAGATAGAAGAATCGATAGCTTACAATATTATGATGATAATTACAACCGCTTTTGGAGAGATTCCAGAGACACCAAGCTACGGAACTATTATTTGGGATTTAGAATTTAATCAACATATCAAGAAAAGAGACTGGGAAGATTTAGTCAGAAAATCATTATTTGAATCTATTACTGAATTTGAAAAAAGATTAATTCTAGGAGAAGTTACTATTTCTTTAGATGAAATTGATGACAAGGAGTTAAGTTCAAGTATAAGAAGAAAAGCAATTATAGTTGTTAAAGGTTCCATCATAGAAAGTTTAATTCCATTTAATTTTCATACAAAATTGAATATAAGCCCAATTTCTCAATAA
- a CDS encoding type VI secretion system contractile sheath small subunit yields MSMFNYGIGGNEVKIDANESILEIPSNRTLLIQKLTNEQPVGPEAVYDLQTVEAVFENFKPNVDFEFTTEDGSDLSESMTFKNLGDFGAKSIRENSPFLNKLNTEKEQAYKIIRQLSSNRGLIKAIQDPAVKDAIIELLENAKKEINNNKQ; encoded by the coding sequence ATGAGCATGTTCAATTATGGCATTGGTGGTAATGAAGTAAAAATTGATGCCAATGAATCAATTTTAGAAATTCCTTCAAACAGAACCTTGTTGATTCAAAAACTTACAAATGAGCAACCCGTAGGACCCGAGGCAGTATATGATTTACAAACAGTAGAAGCTGTCTTTGAAAACTTCAAACCGAATGTAGATTTCGAATTTACTACTGAAGATGGCTCCGATTTGAGTGAATCAATGACTTTTAAAAACCTAGGAGATTTCGGAGCAAAATCGATTAGAGAAAATAGTCCTTTTTTAAATAAATTAAACACAGAGAAAGAACAAGCTTACAAAATTATAAGACAACTCTCAAGCAATAGAGGTCTAATAAAAGCTATTCAGGATCCTGCAGTTAAGGATGCAATTATAGAATTGCTTGAAAATGCAAAAAAAGAAATCAATAATAATAAACAATAA
- a CDS encoding DUF5458 family protein, with product MAIQTKEQKSQGSSNEQLLQESPSSKINLLNEYGGFAFLENVIDGLSNLNPTRKARKNIFLHDAQWESERTNLTNKIELWLDLLKDNNSVESMIEVANAKATSADSTLNKNLKYALNVSRELETSYRSVALFYKNTESDKIKNVTILNADISQLKDLDNTLFFDYVSNELKQNFDRLDLRKNYSILSVPGYLGSNAVLDKWSKIAHENKSVLLTDFQDLETPDDVIDIFFNANHTGGDIYKSNTIMTCNYLLGRSKYDEVGEEENLYIPPSTSLAGKIYKTLMSQVVAGKKFGGLNEVESVRFDLKKSEISELEKMGLVPMVNEYSKIMAFSAKTLFNGDNLGLQTYSVVRVFDHITKVLFDFLNRRAFENWTTRTEADLRSQIIKFLDGIKGPTNLIEKFTVMKIEQDKTQKDRILLDIHITPYFPAKSFVIQLDGHKGDGPEEAVWHSDYKQV from the coding sequence ATGGCTATCCAAACTAAAGAACAAAAAAGTCAAGGTTCATCGAACGAACAATTGTTACAAGAATCTCCAAGTAGCAAAATAAACTTGTTAAACGAATACGGAGGTTTTGCCTTTTTAGAAAACGTAATTGATGGATTATCAAACTTAAACCCTACTAGAAAAGCAAGGAAAAACATTTTTCTTCATGATGCTCAATGGGAAAGTGAGAGAACAAATCTTACTAACAAAATTGAATTGTGGTTGGATTTATTAAAAGACAATAATTCAGTTGAATCGATGATTGAAGTTGCTAATGCAAAAGCTACATCTGCAGATTCTACACTAAATAAAAATTTAAAATATGCTTTAAATGTTTCAAGAGAATTAGAAACATCATACAGAAGTGTAGCTTTATTTTATAAAAATACGGAAAGTGACAAAATTAAGAACGTAACTATCTTAAATGCAGATATTTCACAATTGAAAGATTTAGATAACACGCTGTTTTTTGATTATGTTTCTAATGAATTAAAACAAAATTTTGATAGATTAGATTTAAGAAAAAACTACTCTATTCTTTCTGTACCAGGTTATTTGGGTTCAAATGCAGTTTTAGATAAATGGTCTAAGATAGCTCATGAGAACAAATCTGTTTTATTAACTGATTTTCAAGATCTTGAAACACCAGATGACGTTATAGATATTTTCTTTAACGCTAATCATACTGGAGGGGATATTTATAAATCAAATACCATCATGACTTGTAACTATTTGTTAGGAAGAAGTAAATATGATGAAGTAGGCGAAGAAGAAAATTTATATATTCCACCATCTACTTCATTAGCTGGTAAAATATACAAAACTTTGATGTCTCAAGTTGTTGCAGGTAAAAAGTTTGGTGGTCTTAATGAAGTAGAAAGTGTTCGTTTTGATTTGAAAAAAAGTGAAATTTCTGAACTTGAGAAAATGGGGCTAGTACCAATGGTTAATGAATATAGCAAAATCATGGCTTTCTCTGCAAAAACATTATTTAACGGAGATAACTTAGGTTTACAAACCTATTCGGTAGTTAGAGTATTTGACCACATTACAAAAGTACTTTTTGATTTCCTAAACAGAAGAGCTTTTGAGAACTGGACTACTAGAACAGAAGCAGATCTAAGAAGTCAAATCATTAAGTTTTTGGATGGAATTAAAGGTCCAACTAACCTTATTGAGAAATTTACTGTAATGAAAATTGAGCAAGATAAAACTCAAAAAGATAGAATATTGTTAGACATTCACATTACACCTTATTTTCCAGCTAAAAGTTTTGTAATTCAATTAGACGGGCATAAAGGAGATGGTCCAGAAGAAGCTGTTTGGCATAGTGATTACAAACAAGTTTAA
- a CDS encoding transposase, with product MVAQLLFLSEQRLIRLLNISDKLITKKKNCVQEITLDIANSLKLISKRCFPKVVQVTDRFHVQKLALDALQELRIKYRWKTMDA from the coding sequence ATGGTTGCTCAGTTGCTATTCTTGTCAGAACAAAGGCTGATCAGGTTATTGAACATATCTGATAAATTGATTACAAAAAAAAAAAATTGTGTCCAAGAGATAACACTTGACATAGCCAATTCCTTGAAATTGATTTCCAAAAGATGTTTTCCAAAAGTCGTGCAGGTTACCGATAGATTTCATGTTCAAAAATTAGCTCTAGATGCATTACAGGAGCTTAGAATCAAATATCGTTGGAAAACTATGGATGCTTAG